The genomic stretch GGTGCGGGGTGTCCACGAAGGTGATGAAGAACTGGCTGCCGTTGGTGGCGGGGCCACGGTTCGCCATGCTCAGCACGCCCGCGCCGCGGTGGCGGTGCTCGGAGCCGAACTCGTCCTCGAAGTCGTAGCCGGGGCCGCCCGCGCCGGTGCCGGTGGGGTCGCCCGTCTGGGCCATGAACCCGTCGATCACGCGGTGGAACTTGATGCCGTCGTAATAGTGATTGCGCAGCAGGTACGCGAAGCTGTTCACCGTGACGGGCGCGTCGTCCGGGTACAGCTCCACGACGATCCGGCCCTTGCTGGTCTCCAGCACGGCGCGGTACTGCTTGCCGGGCTCGATGCCGTCGCCCAGTTCGGGAGCCTTGCTGAACCGCGTCTGGCGCTCGGCGCTCAGTTCGGGGGTGGGTTGGAAGCCGTCGGCCGCGTAGGTGTCAGCAGTCATGGGCGGCATGTTAATGCATGGGGGCTGTGGGCCATGAGCTGTGGGCTATGAGGCGAACCATCTTCTGCTCACAGCCTGGAAGCCCGGAGCCCTAGATCACCCACTCGCCCGACCGCATCAGCGGCTCGCGCTCGCCCGCGGCCGTGACGCCGTCCACGTCCATGTCGGGGGTGCCGATCATCCAGTCCACGTGGATCAGCGAGTCGTTGCCGCCCGCCGCCGCCAGGGTCGCGTCATCCTCGCCGCCCACGACGTTGGTGGGGTAGCAGCGGCCCAGGGCGATGTGGGACGCGGCGTTCTCGTCGAACAGGGTATTCAGGAACAGGGTGCCCGTCTGCGCGACCGGCGCGGAGGCCGGCACCAGCGCGATCTCGCCCAGGTGCGCGGCGCCCTCGTCGGTGCCGATCAGGCGTTCCAGGGTGTCCTGGCCGCGTGTGGCCGTGACCTCCACCGCCCGGCCCTGCTCGAAGCGCACCCGGATCCCCTCGACGAGCTGGCCGCGCACGCTCAGGGGCTTGCTGGCCACCGCCCAGCCGTCCACGCGGTCACGGTGCGGGGCGGTGAAGACCTCGTCGGTGGGCAGGTTCGGCACCGCGTAGATGCCGGTCTTCGCGGTCTCGCCGCCGCCCATCCAGACGTGGTTCGCCGCGAGGCCCACGGTCAGGTCGGTGCCCAGCCCGCTCCGCAGGTGAACCGCCGCGTACTGCTTCGCGTTCAGCAGCTCGCCCAGCCGGCGGAGCTGCGACGTGTGCGCGGCCCACGCGGCCACCGGGTCGTCGTGGTTCACGCGGGTCGTGGTGAAGATGTCGTCCCACAGGCGGGCAACGGCTTCGGTCTCGCTCAGCTGCGGGTACACGCGGGCGGCCCACGCCGGGGTGGCGATGGCCGCCACCGTCCAGTTCACGTGCATTCCGCCGATGGCCTCGGACACGGCCTTCAGGGCCTGGGCCTGCGCCTTGCTGCGGGCCGCGACCCGTTCGGGATTCACGCCCGCCAGCAGCGAGGGATCTTCCCCCACGATGCTGATCATGGCGTAGCCGTCAGCCACCATCGCCTCGCGCTCCTGGGCGACCCAGTCCGGCAGGAAGGTCACGGCGGCATCGGTGCCGTCCTCGTACAGCGCCAGATCCAGGTGGGGATCGGTGTACACCACGCGCACGTCGGTGGCCCCGGCGCGGTACGCGGCCCGCGCGGTCAGGCGCGTGAGTTCCGTCGCCTCGACCGGCGCGGCGATCCGTACCCGGCCGCCCGGCTGGAGGTTCACGCCCGTGCGGACGAGCAGGTCGGCGTAGCGGGCGAGCTTCGCCTGGAAGTCGCCAGAGGGTGCAGCAGTGGTCATGGCCGTCACTCTACCGGCCGGTCACCGGCCTCGTCCCCGGTGGCGGGACTGTCCGGTATGACGCGCCGGTACACGCCCCGCGTGCGCGTCAGGATGCCCATGCCGACCATCTCGCGGCGCAGGGTGAACACGTCCGGGTGCAGCTCGCCCAGCACCGCGTTCACCTCCCGCTCCGGGTACGCGCGGCCCGGCTCGAACAGGGTGCCCAGGTGGTGCATGACCACCGTCTTCTTCTTGAGCTGTGCGGGGATGGTGGTCAGTTTGCCGTCTCTCAGAAACGAGCGCAGCACCCGGTCCCGGTACGGATCGGCCGACGGCGGCGTGGGCGCGTCGCCCCGGATCAGCCCCGACAGCGTCGCGTCCAGCGCGGCGTGATCGGGGCCATGCCGCCGCGAGTGCCCGTCCTGCCGCGCCGTCATCAGCCCGACCTCGACCAGCTGTGCCAGGTGGTGACTGACCGTGGCCGGCGCGAGGTTCATCAGCCGCGCCAGGTGGTCGCCGGCCAGCGGTTCGTGCCACGTCAGGCGCAGCAGGGTCAGGCGGGCGGGGTGCGACAGGGCCCGGAACACGGCGGCGCGGGCGTTCACGTCGCTGCTCATGGCTGGTCGCCCTGCGGCCAGGGATATGTGCCATACGCGGCCCGGTGGCTGCCGGCATAGATGCCCAGCGCTGCCTTCAGCGTCTCGAAGCGGGCGCTGGCCGTCGCGTGCGCGTGGGCGTCGCCGGCGGCGCGGGCGAGTCGCACATCCCGCTCGGCATTCGAGAGCAGACCGTCCATGACCCTGCGGTACTGGGCGTTCATGTGGTGCTGTGGAGTGGCCGACGGCAGTTCATCCATACGATTCGATCCTCCTCGAATCACGGTACAAGATTCGATGGGCATCGAAATGAGCCGAATGGCGTGGGGTGGGGGAGAGTGGTGACGCTGCGGGCTAACGGGCTAACCCCTCTGCTTCGCAGCTCTCCGAGTCCGCCCCTCCGGGGCACCTCCCCTGGGGGGGAGGCAAGGAAGAGTCGGCCGTGTGGAGGCTGAATGGAGATTTGGCGTCCAGCATGAGGGCGAGCTTCGCCCGCCACCCCCCTCCCCAACCCTCCCCCACAAGGAGGGAGGGAGCAGAAAGCGCGACTATCACGGTGCAATTTCTACTGCACATCACGCGTCTCAAGGGGAGGCAATGATGTGCTCGTTGGCTCCCCTTGACTCGTAGAGCCCGCAGGGAGGGGAGCTGGCCGCGTAGCGGACTGAGGGGTTCTTACGCCGCCTCACCACCCCTCGATCTGCCGCCCGGCCTCGAAGGCGGCCACGCCCGCCGCCACGGACAGGTTCAGGCTGCGGCCCCCTCCCGGCTGGGGCAGTTTCAGTTTCGGGAGGGCATCCCGGAGCCACGCGGGCAGGCCACGGGACTCGGGGCCGAACAGCAGGTAGTCGCCGCGCACGAAGCCGGCGCGGGTGTGCAGGGCGGTGGCGTGGGTGCTGAAGGCGAAGACCCGGTCTCCCGGTTTCAGGGTGGCCTGGAAGGCCGTCCAGCTGGCGTGTTCGTGCAGGGTCACGCCCTGCAGGTAGTCCATGACGGCGCGGCGGAATTCGCGGTCGTGCAGGTGGAAGCCGAAGGGGCGGATCAGGTGCAGGTCGGCCCCCAGCACGGCGCAGGTGCGGGCCACGTTGCCCACGTTCCCGGCCTTCTCGGGCTCGAAGAGCACCACGTGCAGCAGGGGCGTCATGCCGGGACGCCGGTCAGGGCACGCCAGTGGGCGGTCGAGGCGTAGGCCCGCCGCGCCGGAACGCTGACGGTCTGGCGCTCCGGGTAGCGCAGCGCGGTCAGGTGCCCGCCGAAGACCGCGCCCGTGTCGAGGTTCACCGTATGGCCGTGCCAGTCCGGGGCCAGCACCGGCGTGTGTCCGTAGGCGACCAGCGCCGACCCGGTGTACCCGCCCACCCACGCCACGCGCTCCTTCACGCCGTCCTGCCCGACCCGGCCCGTGTGTGCTCCCCACACGTTGAAGTGCTCCCGCGTGGCCGGATCACCCGCCTGTTCCCCGGCGTGGACGACCAGCAGGCGGCCCCCGTCCAGCTCCAGCCGGGACGGCAGCGTGCCCAGAACGCGGCGGATCTCGTCGCGCTCCTGAACCGACACGTCTGCGAGCTGTGCCAGCGACACGTCCAGCGACCTTGACCCCTTCACGGCCTCGCCCGCCAGGGCACGGGCCAGCCGCTCGTCGTGGTTGCCGCGCACGCTGAGGGCCGCGCCGGACTGGACGCTGCCCATGACCAACTGCACGACTCCCACCACCTCTGGCCCACGGTCGACCAGATCGCCCACGAACACGAGCTGCCGCCCCGCCGGGGGCGTGAGCACCGCTCCGTCCCAGCCGTAGCCCAGCCGGTTCAGCAGGGTCAGGAGTTCGTCCAGGCAGCCGTGGACGTCCCCGACGATGTCGTAGCCCGGCGCGGCGTGGGCGGTCACCCGGCGGTCTCCGTCCGGGCCAGCAGCGCTGTCACGCGCACCTGCACGTGGGCGGGGGCCAGACCCTCGGAGGTCTTGAAGCTCACGCCGACCTCGGTGTCGGGCAGGGCCAGCAGCGCCGCCACGCGGCGGGCAATGTCGGCCCGCAGTGGCCCCAGCTTCGGGCGATCCAGCGTGACCACCAGCGCCACGTTCACCGGCGCGTAGCCGCGTTCTCGCACCAGCTCCAGCGCCCGCGCCACGATCACCCGCGAGTCCAGGCCGTGCCACTCGGCCGCCGTGTCCGGGAAGTACTGCCCGATGTCGCCCAGCGCCAGCCCCGACAGCAGCGCGTCGGCGACCGCGTGCAGCACGGCGTCGCCGTCGCTGTGGGCCACCGCGCCGTGGGGGGCATCCGGCACGGGCACGCCGCCCAGGATCAGGGGCCGCCCGGCCTCCAGCCGGTGGGCGTCCTCGCCGTAGCCGATGCGGTAGGGAAGGGGAGAGAGCATGGCGCGAGGATAGGGCACCGCCCGGAGCCACACGCCGAACCCCATCTGTGACCCCGTGTTAACGCCCCGCTAATGCCCCCCCTGTCACGCTGCCCACAGATCAGCGGTGCCGCCCACCCCAGCGACCCCCACGCGGCCCAAGGGAGAGCCCCACGTGACCATGTTCCCGCCCGACGACGTGTTCGAGCACCTGCCGCACCCGGCCCTGTACTGGCCGGCCCGGCTGTGGGCTGCGCCCTCGACCGATCCCCAGCCCAATCTGGCGTACCAGCGCACCTTTGCGCCCGGTGCCCTGCCGGACACGGCCGCCACGTGGGACGACGGCCCCCACACGCTGCGCGTGCCCACGCTGCGGGGAGAGACGCCCCTGTGCCGGGTCACGGTCGCCACGCTGCCCGGCGGGGCACGGATCGCCACCATCGAGGACGTGCAGGAGTTCCACACCGATCCCCTGACCGGCCTGCTCGACCGCCGCGCCCTGCACCACGACCTGCGCACCGAGACCCCCGGCAGCGTCGTGCTGCTGGACATCGACGACTTCAAGGTCGTGAACGACACCCTGGGCCACGCCGCCGGGGACGATGTCCTGCGTGCCCTGGGCACCCTGCTGTGTGCCACGGCCCGTCAGGCCGGTGGCCGGGCGTACCGGCTGGGCGGCGACGAATTCCTGATCCACACCCCACGGCTCGTTGCTGTCGCCCCGCTGGAGCACATGCAGCAGCAGTTCCGGCAGGCGGCGCGGCGGCTGGGGATGGACGGCGTGGGCGTCAGCATCGGGCGGGCCGAGGCCCCGCAGCACGGCAACACCATCGAGCACCTGATCCTGCACGCCGATGTCATGCTGGGCGAACGCAAGCGCGACCGGCCGCCCCGAACCGCCCGGCCCCGCACGACCGAGCGCGACGCCAGCACGCCGGACTCCGGCCGCCCCCCCCGCCACTGGCTGGGCCTGTGACCCACCCCCCGCCACCCCCCGCCCTCCGCTCTGTCCTTCCGGCAGGAGGCCGCGTGAGACATCTGCCCACCCTCCCGGAACTGACCGGGCTGCATGTCAGCGGCGAGTGCGTCATGGGCACCACCGTGCGCGGCCCGCTGGCCCTGTACCGCTACGCCCCCCTGCAAGGTGCCGTCCTGACCGGGCAGGTCATCCCCTTTGCCGCGCAGTGGCCCGAGCACCTGAAGCTCCTGATCTACCGCTACTCGCCGGTGCCTGCCCTGGCCCCGGCCACGCTGCCTGAGCCCCTGCTGCACCGTTTTGGCACGCGGGCACGCGATCCGGGCGGCCTGCGCTCCTGGGATCAGCTGACGTACCAGGGCTGGCCCGTGTATGTGTGCCTGCTCGACCGCCCTGGCACGCGGCCCGCCGGAATCATCGAGAGCCAGTTCGAACAACTGCGCGTGGAGGTGCTTCCCCTGGGAGGTCAGGGGTGTGCAGGGCAGGGGCCGTGAGATAAGGCAGTACTTTGCAATAACACGGGAGGGTGTATGACGGATCGTAGCGATGCGGAACTTGGCAAGAACAAACCACCGATGACCTTTAAAGCTATCATTCAGAATGAAAACTACCTGTACGGTATATCTGCCGAGGGTAAGGAATATCCCCTGTACTTTTTTGCGCCGCTGGCCGATGCCTATTCGAACATTCCGTCCTATGCCGTACCCTTCTCACCGGTGTGGCCCGAATACACTCAGAAGTTCATTGACAGATATATTCCTGTGCCCTCACCTATCGATGTTGTGCCCGCTGGATTGACTATCACATCTCAGGCAAGAACCGGTGGTGGAAGTAGAGACTGGGATCAGGTAATCTGTAATGGATGGCCTCTCTACTACGTGCAGGATGACCATAAAAAGGTCAAGAAAGGTAATCATCCGACAATGTTTGAGCCGGCATATTTTGGAATGCCGACTCCGGGAGTCGAGTCACCGGATGGTGTGGAAATTCCTGGCCCTAGTCTTGGTCCATGAACACTATAAGGAGTTTAGTCGATGTTCAAGCCATGCTCTGAGGGCATCAATATCCAGTAGGCTTGGCTGAGCAGTGTATTCGCCTGCTAATGCCTTCGCCCGCCATCTATGGCTAAAATGGGTATTCTGATTATGTGCAATCGAAGCTGCAAACGCCCTCACATTTACGGGATCTTCAGAGTGGATATCTAGGGCGGTAATCATGAAGAGCTCGACTGTATCCCAAGGATTACTGCTTCCAAAAATCAATTTCAGCATTCTTTTTGCATGGAGTCTGGCCTCCGATGCGCGGCCTCTGGCATATAGGAGCTTGGTTTCAAGAAGGGCAAGATCAATTTCAATTTCAGGATCCTCGACGCTTTTTAACATATTCTCTAATCGCAGATTAATCGCCTGAGCTTCCCGAATCTTTCCTTGATTCATTTTGATATAACTTTCATAAGTAAGGCAGATAAGAAAATTATTTAGGTCGCCTGTACCTTCAAATTTCTTTAGAATTCTTGAAACTTCGGATGACAGGACGTCAAGGTCGGCGTCTGGCAAGTGCATGGCTGTTTGGATAAGCAATCGCCGGACTGATGTGCTGAACACATCCGAAAATTCGGAGAGCTGCGATTCAATGGCAGCCATTTC from Deinococcus sp. AB2017081 encodes the following:
- a CDS encoding peptidylprolyl isomerase: MTADTYAADGFQPTPELSAERQTRFSKAPELGDGIEPGKQYRAVLETSKGRIVVELYPDDAPVTVNSFAYLLRNHYYDGIKFHRVIDGFMAQTGDPTGTGAGGPGYDFEDEFGSEHRHRGAGVLSMANRGPATNGSQFFITFVDTPHLDGRHTIFGRVVEGLDVLPRLTRIEPGRSGTPDVIEKAYLVEK
- a CDS encoding aminopeptidase, whose product is MTTAAPSGDFQAKLARYADLLVRTGVNLQPGGRVRIAAPVEATELTRLTARAAYRAGATDVRVVYTDPHLDLALYEDGTDAAVTFLPDWVAQEREAMVADGYAMISIVGEDPSLLAGVNPERVAARSKAQAQALKAVSEAIGGMHVNWTVAAIATPAWAARVYPQLSETEAVARLWDDIFTTTRVNHDDPVAAWAAHTSQLRRLGELLNAKQYAAVHLRSGLGTDLTVGLAANHVWMGGGETAKTGIYAVPNLPTDEVFTAPHRDRVDGWAVASKPLSVRGQLVEGIRVRFEQGRAVEVTATRGQDTLERLIGTDEGAAHLGEIALVPASAPVAQTGTLFLNTLFDENAASHIALGRCYPTNVVGGEDDATLAAAGGNDSLIHVDWMIGTPDMDVDGVTAAGEREPLMRSGEWVI
- a CDS encoding DUF2087 domain-containing protein; this translates as MSSDVNARAAVFRALSHPARLTLLRLTWHEPLAGDHLARLMNLAPATVSHHLAQLVEVGLMTARQDGHSRRHGPDHAALDATLSGLIRGDAPTPPSADPYRDRVLRSFLRDGKLTTIPAQLKKKTVVMHHLGTLFEPGRAYPEREVNAVLGELHPDVFTLRREMVGMGILTRTRGVYRRVIPDSPATGDEAGDRPVE
- a CDS encoding tRNA (cytidine(34)-2'-O)-methyltransferase; this encodes MTPLLHVVLFEPEKAGNVGNVARTCAVLGADLHLIRPFGFHLHDREFRRAVMDYLQGVTLHEHASWTAFQATLKPGDRVFAFSTHATALHTRAGFVRGDYLLFGPESRGLPAWLRDALPKLKLPQPGGGRSLNLSVAAGVAAFEAGRQIEGW
- a CDS encoding metallophosphoesterase; this encodes MTAHAAPGYDIVGDVHGCLDELLTLLNRLGYGWDGAVLTPPAGRQLVFVGDLVDRGPEVVGVVQLVMGSVQSGAALSVRGNHDERLARALAGEAVKGSRSLDVSLAQLADVSVQERDEIRRVLGTLPSRLELDGGRLLVVHAGEQAGDPATREHFNVWGAHTGRVGQDGVKERVAWVGGYTGSALVAYGHTPVLAPDWHGHTVNLDTGAVFGGHLTALRYPERQTVSVPARRAYASTAHWRALTGVPA
- the ispF gene encoding 2-C-methyl-D-erythritol 2,4-cyclodiphosphate synthase, with the translated sequence MLSPLPYRIGYGEDAHRLEAGRPLILGGVPVPDAPHGAVAHSDGDAVLHAVADALLSGLALGDIGQYFPDTAAEWHGLDSRVIVARALELVRERGYAPVNVALVVTLDRPKLGPLRADIARRVAALLALPDTEVGVSFKTSEGLAPAHVQVRVTALLARTETAG
- a CDS encoding GGDEF domain-containing protein codes for the protein MFPPDDVFEHLPHPALYWPARLWAAPSTDPQPNLAYQRTFAPGALPDTAATWDDGPHTLRVPTLRGETPLCRVTVATLPGGARIATIEDVQEFHTDPLTGLLDRRALHHDLRTETPGSVVLLDIDDFKVVNDTLGHAAGDDVLRALGTLLCATARQAGGRAYRLGGDEFLIHTPRLVAVAPLEHMQQQFRQAARRLGMDGVGVSIGRAEAPQHGNTIEHLILHADVMLGERKRDRPPRTARPRTTERDASTPDSGRPPRHWLGL